Genomic window (Candidatus Methylomirabilota bacterium):
GTCATCCCGGCGAGCATCGGCTCCACCAGGTGAGCCAGTTCCGGGCCGGCCCCATTCTCCGCTTGCGTTCGCTGCGCTTCCGCTGTTCTCTTCGTCATTGGCGGCTCCTTGGTCCCGGTGGTGGGGACCGTTTGTCTTGGTCGACGCGATTCTCACGCCGACCAGGGAGCCGTCGCTACTCAGTTCTCAAGTTCAACAGGGACCGGGACATCCCCTGACGATCTTGGCGCACGACTTGGTCGGATACCCGCGCGCCGCTCTCAGTCCCGGAGCCCTCATGGATCGGCCGAGCCCGATACGTGGCGCACAGGACACGTCCGGCCAAAAAGTGTATGTGCAGTTCTGCATCCATGTGGAGGTAGCACTCAGCGATGGGACGCTGGTTCCCGAGACGCTCCAGAAATTGAAATTCTACGTTGGCGAGACCCTTTACGAGTTCACGCCTGAGTTCTCGGCGACGTTCTAGGCGATTCATCTTGGCTTTCTATTATACAGTCATGGGATAATTGCCATACGGAAAGGCGGGGGGATGCCATGGCCGCGGCTGAGGTCGTCGTCGTCGGGGGCGGAGTGAACGGGGCGAGCACGGCCTTCCACCTGACCCGGCTGGGCGTCCGGAACGTCCTGCTCCTCGAGCGCCGCGGGCTCGCGTCGGGCGCGACGGGCAAGTCGGGCGCGCTCGTCCGCATGCACTACACGAACGAGCACGAGTCGCGCCTGGCCTTCGAGAGCCTCAAGGTGTTCCAGAACTTCGACGCGCTCGTGGGCGGCGAGTGCGGCTTCGAGGCGATCGGGTTCCTCGAGCTCGTGCCGCGCGGCTACGAGGCGGCGCTCCGGCGGAACGTCGAGACGCAGCAGCGCATCGGGATCAAGACGGAGCTGGTCTCGCACGACGACCTCCGGCGGCTCGCGCCCGGCATCCGGGTCGACGACCTCGGCGGCGCGGCGTGGGAGCCCGATTCGGGCTTCGCCGACCCGAACGCGACCGCGTTCGCGTTCGCCGCCGCCGCGCAGCGGGGCGGCGCGCGGATCGAGACCGGCCGCGAGGTCACGCGGGTCCTCGTCGAGCGCGGGCGCGTCGCCGGCGTCGAGACGCCCCAGGGCCGCGTGGACGCTCCGGTGGTCGTGCTGGTCCCGGGCGCGTGGGCCGGCCGCCTCCTCGGCCCGCTCGGCCTCGACTTCGGGCTCGAGCCGTTCCGCATCCAGGTCTCGATCTTCCGCTGGCCGGCTGGCCTGACGCGGCCCCATCCGGTCATCATCGACGCGGTCCACAAGTCGTGGATGCGTCCGGAGGGGAGCGCCGCGACGCTCATCGGCATCGAGCTTGGGCGCGGCCACGCCGACCCCGACGCGTTCAACGAGGGCGTGGACCCGGGCTTCGTCGCGACCTCCCGCGAGGCGCTCGCGGCGCGGCTGCCCGCGTTCGCGGGCGCGACGATGCGCGGCGGCTGGGCCGGCATGATCATGATGAGCCCGGACGGCCGGCCGCTCATCGACCGGATCGCGTCCGTCGAGGGCCTCTTCGTGATGCTCGGCGACTCCGGCACGAGCTTCAAGACGGCGCCCGCGATCGGCCGGTGCCTGGCCGAGTGGATCGTGGAAGGCAAGCCGCGCCTGCTCGATCTCACGCCGTTCCGCGCGACCCGCTTCGCCGAGGGCAAGCCCTGGGTGGACGAGTTCAACTACGGGCGCGAGCGGCTGTCGATCTCGCGCTAGTCGCGCCGCGCGGCGCGGTCCCTCACGCCGAGCGCCTCGCACACGATCAGCGGCAGGAGCCAGGACCCCACGTCGAACAGGACGACGAGGAGGACCGGCCAGAAGCCGAAGAGCGCCGGGCGGTTGAGCGTCGCCGACAGCACGCGGAGCCCGAAGACGCCGAGGACCGTCACGATCGCCGGGATCGGCGACCGCCCGGCGCGGCCGACCGCGCGGCGAGACGCGTAGACGGCGTTCATCACCGCCAGCGCCACCGCGAGGAAGAGCGCGAAGTAGCCCAGGAAATGGGTGAGCAGGACGATGGATCGGGCGCTCATGGGTCAGCCCCCCTCGGGCTCGGCGAGGTGCGTGCGGCGCACGCGCGCCTGCACGTCCTGGACGACGCCCCGCTCGAGCGCGATCTCGACCTCGTGGTGCTCCACGTCCCAGCGGCTGACGGTCGCGACCCAGCCGAAGCGCCGGCGCCGGCGCGGCACCACGGTCCGCCCGCGGTAGACTAGCACGCGCCGGTCGGGGGCCGCGAGCTGCTCGTGCTCCTCGGGCTCGGCGCCGCAGAGGCCCAGCACCTGGTCGAGCGTCGTGACGCCGGGCTCGAGGCGCGCGAGGGTCTCGCGCCGGACCACCGTGCCCGTCTGTCGCGCGGCGCCGCCGCGCGGGTCGACGTGGATCCGGCGGGCGACCTTCGCGCCGACGCGCCGCGCGGCCATCGCGACGAGCGGGCCGGCGAGGTTGCCGAGCGCGAAGAAGACGATGGGGATCAGCACCGGCGCCCACGACTGCCAGCCGGTGTAGTAGCCGAACTGCACGGTCAGCACCTGCGGCACCGTCCCCTCGGAGTGGTCGAGGAACACCGAGACGACCTCCGTCGACTCGAGGGTCTCGCTCCTCCGGCGGTCAGCGGTCCGCGGGAAGACGTCCTGGATCTTGAGCTCGGCGGCCTGCGCGAAGTCGATCAGGAGCTGCGCGGGCTCGTCCGCGAGGCGGACGAGCCGGCGCCGGTTCTCGAGGTAGAGGGGGAACATCGCGCGCGGCCGGACGTCGTTGAAGCTCAGTGACGCCGTGTAGCGCCGGCCCCAGAAGGCGTTCTCGATCCAGCTCGCCTCGCGCGGCTTCACGAGGCGAGGCAGTCCCATCCGGAGCTGGATGAGGAACGTGCGGTTCACCAGCATCGGCGTCCACGGGATGCGCACGTAGCTGACGGGCGCGGTGAGCCCGAGCGGCCCGCCCTGGCGCACGAACGTGACGAAGGGCGCCCCGCCGGCGATCGGCTCCGGCGGCTGCTCCGTGCGGGCCTGATAGAGGCTCTGCGCGTAGAGCGGCAGGCGGCCCTCGCCGACGACGGCGTAGCCGCGCTCCTCGACGTAGCGCGCGAGCGCGGGATCGGGCGGGCCCGGCGTCATGAGGCCATCCACCTCGTCGGGCCAGAGGAGGTAGAGGTCCTGCTCGACGGCCGCGCCCGAGCGCGTGGGCGGGATGACGAGGCTCCACAGGAGATCCACCCGGGCCGCCGCGAGCGCCGGCGAGACGCTCGCGCGCACGAAGAGCGGCCCGATGGCGAAGTCGGGGTTCGGCCGTGAGGCGAGGAACACCTGCGCGCCCGCGGGGGAGGCGGCGGCCAGGATCGCGAGCAGCGTCGCGAGCCCGCACGCGAGCAACGGGCTAGATCTTGACAGGCGTGAACTCGCGCGTGAGGTGCTCCTCGAGCGGGAGCTTCTTCCGGATCACGGCGTACTCGAGCAGCGTGCCCTGCATGACCGCGAGCGCGGTCAGGTCGATGCGGCCGTCGACGGGCAGGAGCGGCCCGGAAATCTTGTGGGCGGCGAGCACCGCCTCGGGCGTCCAGCCGAGCCGTTTTGCGCAGAGCTCCGCCGCCTCCTTCGGGGTCTCGCGCATGAGCCGCATCGCCCGGAACATCGCCCGCATGCTCTTCCGGATCTCGCCGGGCCGCGCCTTGATCGCGTCCTCCGACGCGTACTGGATCTGGCTGATCCACCGGCCCGTGACGGCGTCGAAGCGCAGCAGCACCTTCGACTTGCCCTGGAGCTCGGTCACCGCGCCGCCGTCGCCCCAGACGTAGGCGCCGATCTCGTGGCGCGCCATCGCCGCGAGCTGGGCGTCGAGCCCGCCGAGGCCCACGATCTGGACGTCGCGGTCCGGGTCCCAGCCCTGCTTCCGGGCGAGCATGCGCGCGAAGATCCACGTGGTCGCGCCGGCCCGCGTGACGCCGATCGCCTTGCCCTTGAGGTCGGCCACGCCGCGCACGTCGGTCGCGACGTTCAGCGTGAAGTGGTTACCCTCGGTGTGGGTCGCGACCATCTTGATGGCCGAGCCCGCCTCACGGAACACGAGGATGTCGGTCGAGCCCGTCACGGCGACGAGGATCTCGCCCGCCATCACCGCCTTCAGGAGGTCGGGGCCGCCGCGGAAGGGGACGAACTCGGTGGCGAGCCCCTCGTCCCTGAAGAAGCCCTTCTCGAGCGCGACGATGATCGGCCCCGCCATCGAGTAGTCGCCGAGCACCGCGGTGCCGATCTTCACGGCGCTCCGGGCGCGGGCCGGCCGCGGCGCGAGGGCGGCCGGCGCGGCGGCGGCCGCGGCTCCGGCGAGGAAGCGACGTCGGGTCAGCGAGACGCTGGGCATGGCTGGTCTCCTTGACATTCTTTCAGATCTTCCCTACGTTGGGTCGCGCTTTCCATGAGTGACACCCTGGTTCCCACGCAGTGCTCCCGCCGATGCTACATCGCGCCGCGCCCCCTCGACAATCGCGGCGCCGCGGGCACGCCGGCCTCGCGGGCCCCGTGACCGACGCCCCGGTCACCTACGCGGCCCGCGACGGCGTCGCGTGGATCACGCTGAACCGGCCGCGCGTGCTCAACGCGCTCGACACCGAGCTCGCCGCCGCGCTCGCCGACCACGCGGAGGCCGCCGCGGCCGACGCCGGCGTCACGTTCGTGGTCGTCCGCGGCGCCGGGCGGGCATTCTGCTCGGGGATGGACCGGACGGCGCTCGCGGCCGGCGCCATCGCCGAGCCCTTCTACCGCCACTGGATCCGCGCGCTCAACCACCTCGAGGACATGCCGAAGGTCTCGCTCGCCGTCCTGCACGGCCACTCGATCGGCGGCGGTCTCC
Coding sequences:
- a CDS encoding FAD-binding oxidoreductase yields the protein MAAAEVVVVGGGVNGASTAFHLTRLGVRNVLLLERRGLASGATGKSGALVRMHYTNEHESRLAFESLKVFQNFDALVGGECGFEAIGFLELVPRGYEAALRRNVETQQRIGIKTELVSHDDLRRLAPGIRVDDLGGAAWEPDSGFADPNATAFAFAAAAQRGGARIETGREVTRVLVERGRVAGVETPQGRVDAPVVVLVPGAWAGRLLGPLGLDFGLEPFRIQVSIFRWPAGLTRPHPVIIDAVHKSWMRPEGSAATLIGIELGRGHADPDAFNEGVDPGFVATSREALAARLPAFAGATMRGGWAGMIMMSPDGRPLIDRIASVEGLFVMLGDSGTSFKTAPAIGRCLAEWIVEGKPRLLDLTPFRATRFAEGKPWVDEFNYGRERLSISR
- a CDS encoding ABC transporter substrate-binding protein produces the protein MPSVSLTRRRFLAGAAAAAAPAALAPRPARARSAVKIGTAVLGDYSMAGPIIVALEKGFFRDEGLATEFVPFRGGPDLLKAVMAGEILVAVTGSTDILVFREAGSAIKMVATHTEGNHFTLNVATDVRGVADLKGKAIGVTRAGATTWIFARMLARKQGWDPDRDVQIVGLGGLDAQLAAMARHEIGAYVWGDGGAVTELQGKSKVLLRFDAVTGRWISQIQYASEDAIKARPGEIRKSMRAMFRAMRLMRETPKEAAELCAKRLGWTPEAVLAAHKISGPLLPVDGRIDLTALAVMQGTLLEYAVIRKKLPLEEHLTREFTPVKI